In Mytilus edulis chromosome 7, xbMytEdul2.2, whole genome shotgun sequence, a single genomic region encodes these proteins:
- the LOC139481138 gene encoding kelch-like protein 24a, which yields MATYSTDLANGLWKLKIDDKYADFTISVNGREFKCHKVILASLSEYFEVMFDTGLEETKTGRVCLDGMLLDEDSCSDLLKFIYTGEPKVVKMDNADILLHVAHMMQIKSLHTICKQFLSKYAEKSNCVHVWQVAQNHGETADLAEIARSLILKHFAEIANSETKLDEIGTVDTLISILESDNINVVDRSGLFCQVSFSWIVADFANRIQCFPELCEAMMKNRVTAKDIYEEAVKIEEFSTNHDILRQLEDLRSRPNSNIQDDGGFSTPADDVLMVIGGSEGGNNCSVMGFSFPQKIWFSLKPLPLDPGYNFAMCSRGLDIYVSGGSGPGPYKGTGGKTVFLKFDGQKNEWHQLQNLPKERQYHVMYAFDNVYVFGGKDDQGCTNSVLRFNIATNTWISSKTRLYEPVRSAAHTCVGKKVYLFGGFLSESTLSNTIQCFNCESEQSYRVSYKLPDFARLNSKAVNYKEQMIVVCKDGTVLKCSEKDSTRPISKITNFDRKGFGACCFEDKILICGGEVSFSTRKDMMLYDLKSEIVIPMQETLPISVSHFCFTKAIVMRDHLTTECGTTMATF from the exons ATGGCAACATATAGTACAGATTTAGCTAACGGTTTATGGAAACTTAAGATTGATGATAAATATGCCGATTTTACAATATCCGTAAATGGCAGAGAATTCAAGTGTCATAAAGTTATCTTAGCCTCCCTGTCGGAGTACTTTGAAGTCATGTTTGATACTGGACTAGAG GAAACAAAAACTGGTCGGGTTTGCCTGGATGGTATGCTATTAGATGAAGACAGTTGCTCAGATTTGTTAAAGTTTATTTATACAGGTGAACCTAAGGTGGTTAAAATGGATAATGCTGACATCCTACTCCATGTGGCCCACATGATGCAAATAAAGTCTCTCCATACGATATGTAAGCAGTTTCTAAGTAAATATGCTGAAAAGTCAAACTGTGTACATGTCTGGCAGGTTGCACAGAATCATGGCGAAACTGCAGATCTGGCCGAGATAGCACGATCGTTAATTCTTAAACATTTTGCCGAAATTGCTAACAGTGAAACCAAACTTGATGAAATAGGTACAGTTGATACTCTTATATCTATTTTGGAATCTGATAATATCAATGTAGTTGATAGAAGTGGTTTATTTTGTCAAGTCTCGTTTTCGTGGATAGTTGCTGATTTCGCAAATCGTATTCAATGTTTCCCAGAACTATGCGAGGCTATGATGAAAAATAGAGTGACTGCGAAAGACATATACGAAGAGGCTGTCAAGATTGAAGAATTTTCGACCAATCATGATATATTGCGACAGTTAGAAGATTTGAGATCGCGTCCCAATTCTAATATTCAAGATGATGGTGGTTTTTCTACACCAGCAGACGATGTATTAATGGTAATTGGAGGCAGTGAGGGTGGAAACAACTGCAGTGTCATGGGGTTTAGTTTTCCACAAAAGATTTGGTTTTCTTTAAAACCATTGCCATTAGACCCTGGTTATAATTTTGCCATGTGTTCGAGAGGCCTCGACATTTATGTGTCAGGTGGTTCCGGTCCCGGACCGTATAAAGGAACTGGCGGTAAAACggtctttttaaaatttgatggtCAAAAGAATGAATGGCATCAGCTTCAAAATTTACCAAAGGAAAGACAATATCACGTGATGTATGCCTTCGATAACGTCTACGTATTTGGTGGTAAGGACGACCAGGGGTGCACGAATAGTGTTTTGAGATTCAATATTGCCACGAATACATGGATAAGCAGTAAAACTAGATTGTATGAACCTGTTAGATCAGCAGCTCACACTTGTGTAGGAAAGAAAGTATATTTATTTGGCGGGTTTCTGTCCGAAAGCACACTTTCCAATACGATTCAATGTTTTAACTGCGAATCGGAACAAAGCTACAGAGTTTCGTATAAGTTACCAGATTTTGCACGACTTAATTCCAAAGCGGTCAACTACAAAGAGCAGATGATAGTTGTTTGTAAGGATGGAACCGTTTTGAAATGTTCCGAAAAAGACAGCACACGACCAATATCGAAGATAACTAATTTTGATAGGAAAGGATTTGGAGCGTGCTGTTTTGAGGACAAGATCTTGATTTGCGGCGGAGAGGTGTCGTTCAGTACACGAAAAGATATGATGCTGTATGATCTAAAATCCGAGATTGTTATACCAATGCAAGAAACACTACCAATTTCTGTATCCCACTTTTGTTTTACTAAGGCCATAGTGATGCGCGACCACCTCACAACTGAGTGTGGAACAACTATGGCtacattttaa